The window TGGACAAGATAGACTGCATATATGAAAAACTCAACTAAAATTAAGAGGCACGACTTGAGTTAGGCAAGTTGATCAGATCGGACCGTTCGTCTTCTCGTACTTATGTTTGTAGTAAGTAACTAGATAGACTATGCATGTATGAACAACTTAACTGAGATCGTCGAAACTAGACATGATTTATACTAGGTCATCTGATCAAATCAAAGCGTTCGTGTTTTCATGCTTAAGTTGGAATTTTTACTCCATAAATtcaaaacaacatttcaataGAAAGAAATTGAAATTAACGAAGAAAGTAATCTGAGACACGAGTAAGTAATTCTAACATCTGTCTCTaaatatttgattaattcaaattcGTATACATTAGAgacaaatccaaaaacaaaattattaaaaataaaaaccaacacGAAGTTGGTTGCAGATTAACCTCGAGAGGCAAGAGTGAacccaaacacattcctaaaaAACTACAAACTGTCATtgacatttcaaaaattttattttcgacTCCtcatgtgtatttttttttctaaattcgaagttatcaataaaatttttgaagtgctaataacaatttttaaaaaccaagaaaaagtatAATAATTATAAGTCATATTATTTAATCCATAATTTTATCtcaaatttgagatttttccctttttttttttaaatgggtgtTTAATTAGAGTGAGAGATTTTACGGGAGGTAGAGAGTAGGGTGGTCTTGATCAGCCCATTGACCTTGACTCCAGTCTACGGTGTTAGGAAGATCAAACAAACCTTGATCAACTGATCCCGGTTgccaatccaacggtccaaattcTCCTCCTCCGACGCCGTTGGATCTGTTTTGGAACACTGATAGATCGACCTGCGCCGTCTGATCCAGCAATCCACCACTGATCTCCTGCATCTTCCCTTCCTGGTTCTGCTGCCCCCATTGGTTTTGATGAACTTGATTGTGATGATGATTACCAACTTGGGCTGGCTGATCAAACGGCGAGCCGTTGATGTTCCCGAAACTAAACGGCACGTCGTTGGAAGACGTGATCAAGCTCGTGAAGCTCCCAATCTCCGAGAACAATCCGTTAATCTCCGTAATCTGCTCCAGCAGCGCCGCCGCCGACGTGCTGGGCTCAAAGCCACCGTTCGCGCCGCCTTGAGAAACGAAGAATTTGGATTCCGGATTATGAATATTGGTCAGTAAATTGGAAGCAGAGCCGGTCGAAGACGGCGCTGAGACGGCCTCCGTGACGGCAGTAGCGGCGGCGGCGGTGGGGTTGGTGAGGCTCGAGCTCTCGCTGCTCGAATGAGAGCTGGATTTGTTCTGATCGGCGCTGTTCGGTTGCGGCGGAGGAGGAGGCGGAGACGATGTCGGCGATGACGAAGATGAATTTTTCGGCTTGGAGCGTTTAGTTTTGCGACATCCACCGCCGACTGGGACGTTGCGGAGGACGCCGCCCTTGGTCCAGTAGCGGCGGCAGGCCTTACAGAAGTGGCGGGGCTGGGAGAGGTTGTAGTTGTTGTAGTAGCAGAACTTGGTGTGGAGAGAATCGCACCGCGGGCACTTCAAGGCCTGCTGGTTGGGGTGCTGGTGCGGCCTCAGCCGCCGGTCTCCTCCTCCCGAGCCGCCGAAGAACCTCCCTCCTCCTCTCACTGAATAAATGTCTTGCATTTCAATTACCGTATTTGACGGATTGCTGAATTTTCCGGGAAAATTGATCGATCCCTGAATTCTCCGGGAAAATTCCGCTCACATTTGCGTAAGAGTTTGAGTGTGCAATCTTTTCCTTCCCACACACTCTGTTTTCAGTTgctattctagagagagaaagtgaggagTGAGAGAGAAGGCGAATAGGAAATTATAAGCTGCGAACACCGACAAATATCCCTCCCACATATCTTTCCAAACTCTTTCCTTTTTTCTGAAATTACCAAGTTAGCCCCGCGACGCAAGCAAATAACCCAATGACACTGACCAATGCTTGGAGTAGCAAAAAGACCGAAACAGCCTTTCGATGTCCAAGTCCAACCGTTGCAGCTGCCGTGAAGACATGGGAGAGGAATAAGATCTGGCCGTTGGTTGACGACACGTGGACGGACGGTAGAGGAACGGGAGGATTGTCGCCTTGTCGGCCAGCCTAATTTTATCGGCTGAGGAACATGACTGGAGGAGAGAGCGCCACGTTGCGGAATGTTACTGGGAGTTGTGGAAGTACGTGGAGGTTACTGTGTGATTTATCTGACGTGATGTTGTCTGTTGAGAGGCTTCGAGAGTTGGAAGTTGCGTGATGTACGGTCTACTGTGTACCCTTAGAGtgatggacaaggattgtctgcttTCCAATTCCGATGCTCTTTTTATATCTTTTTGTTTGTatagtcacggttaagtcatgttaatattttatattactatttatttttttcttattatatctataaaaaaataatataaaatgttaacgtggcttaaccgtgaccacacaaaacaggaaagCACGGAGATGGCACTGGAagtgaagggcagacaatccttgtccttagttgaatCGAACTATTTTCAATTTGACTAATTTTATAGATTAAGTTGGATCAGTTTGGCTTGAtctaaataaaataagaatagTTAAGTATTTGGTGCAGTGCAATACTAAGTTATAAACTAAAACATATTTGGAActcaaaatttatttattttttcattttctaaatCACTTTTCTCGAAAATCCAATCCTCCATTTCAAAAATTCCAGAATCTAATCCAAAAACCCAGGACACAatccaaaaaacccaaaatctTCATTTCAAGAAACCTATAATCCAATCGAGAAAACCCAGAGACGGTGCAGTCCGAGATTATGAGGAGTCCGAGATGACAAAGACGCGAGAGAGAAGGGGTCATTGCAGtcctatggttttttttttggggggggggggtgtctCGCTAAGACTATCTAGCAAGCCCTTAGTCTAGTCGAGTGAAACTTAATCCCATTAAAGGTAGTCTTTGTGGAAAACAAACAATGAACTGCATTAATCTTTAATCTAGTTTAGTCTAGTTAGAGCTAACAAAGTCAAACAAGCACACACCCATAATTTATAAACTAATTATTGTTGTTTGACAAGAAATTCTTAGTAAGCGTGAGTCATCAACTCATGTTAACTACGCCTCTGCCCTTTGGCACATCGTTTGTCGCTCATACTAATTGAATAGTATGGTGAAGTGTTTAGATCGCAACGATGTGGGGTGACTCATTGCCCGCGATGTAGCGAGAAGTCTACTGAACCTTGCCATTTAGAGGGAAAAGTCGTAGTAAAGTTTTCGTAGATGAACTTGCATAAGGATCATTGTCGAACCTGCCTAGCAAAACAACTCGAGAACCAATTTTAACGTCGAGGGTTAGGGGGATGTGTTAATGTCAAAGGTGCCCATAATTTCCTATAACTCACTTGAAAAACAATATAAGTAGAGTTAATCACATTTACATTCTGGATTATGGGCACCTTTGACATTAACACATCAAAAAGCGGACCCCTCATTCTAGTTTGGCGACCTAAGGGGGCTTTAGTCTTTTGATTAGAGTAGGGGTCGCAAGAGAGCAGAGCATACTGCCATGCCATAATTGTGAGTTTATTTACGGTCCTGATTGTTGCCATAGTCTACAAGGTTGAAACTTTTACGAAAAAAATATGGAATTTTGAGGACGATCTTCCTGGTAAACTGACATGACCATACATATTCTAGGGCCAAATGctagaaacaaaaaagaattaCTACATTTGAGAGTGGAACCCTCCTGACTTCCACTATAGCCGACAATTAATCATCAAAACTTGACGGTGAAGGCTTTAAAGGGAAGCATAGTATTGCCCCAAGGAGGAGGTTATCCCTCAATTGGACGAGGGATAGGCTTTCATGTACTAAACAAAGCATTGACAATTAATTTTTAGGCAAAACTTGATCATTGAGTACTAAATAATTAAGCTTCTAAAAGAGAATTATCTTCCGCTATATACTAGGGGATTATTATTggcattttaaaaaattttattttgcacTCTTTACGAGTGTGTTTTTCATtctaaaaatagaaaaactgGCGCGCACATTTAGAGTTTGGGATTGTTAAGAACAATTCCATGtaccaaaatataaaattaagaaCACCAAATTTGGTTGTTCAACACTCTCTGGGGGAGAATAATGTTTAAAGATGCCATGTTGTAGGACCATTGTGTAAAATATCggtatcgatggaaatatcgatatGCAAATTTATGGAAATATCCATGAATGTATCAATATTGATATCGGTTGCCTTAAATGGAAATAATGGAAATTTGCTAAAAAACTTGGACATTTAAATGAAAGTTAGGGAATGTTATATGGCAATTTGTCGATATTTAAGTATGTCGGAATTATTAACGAAATATGTCGATTTAACCAAAATTTAAGAGTTTATCTGATATCTTGTGAAGTTTAGACTTCACCaccattttcatatatttttctgATATTTCCATAGAAATATAGCATGCTCGAAGAAATTCAGACACTGAGTAGGAGCAAATCACAACCAAGTCAAAGGTAGAATCGCACGTTAGGCTTTGAATCGTGCATGAGAGAATAAAGGGACTTCACATGCGTTTATAATTAAAGAGCTAGTTTCACATATTCACGTGTTACGACTGTAAATCTCACATCAAGGTTGATAGATGCACATTAGTGCAACTAATTATTTCCAAAATGGATTACTTTCCACCTTATGATCATGAAACTTGACATTTTGGCAAAGAAATCAACCAACcttgaattcaaattttaatttagggaagtttaacgaaaagcacctggtactgttcactttaacgaaaaaccacatttttacactaaaaagtcaatcatggtactattcactttaccctttattttgtccttatcattaaaactcaaagttttcaaacccttttcattagttttccttttaatttatcCAACTCATACAAGgaccaaaaaattattgcagAATTGTACACTAGCTAAAATTGGCCCTCCTACGCGTTGAAATGCACGCATTTGATTGAAGGATGGATGTACGATCAACCCTCTCTCTCGTTTTATTAACCATAAATAATGCTTAATtacggaaagggatcctctctggatcccttCCTCTTAATTTACCAAATCAAAGAATATgttccattgaaatttgatcaaatggttACAAACAGGAGccaattttaaaagttataataatttcagccgttaaatcaaatttcaatgacatAAATTCTCTAATTTGATGGATTAAGAGGAAGAAATCCGGAGAGAATCTCTTTCCCTTAATTGCTAGCCGTTGTTATTACTCGTGTACACTACATATTAATAATTTTGTGATATGATGT is drawn from Malus domestica chromosome 14, GDT2T_hap1 and contains these coding sequences:
- the LOC103424570 gene encoding dof zinc finger protein DOF5.4 codes for the protein MQDIYSVRGGGRFFGGSGGGDRRLRPHQHPNQQALKCPRCDSLHTKFCYYNNYNLSQPRHFCKACRRYWTKGGVLRNVPVGGGCRKTKRSKPKNSSSSSPTSSPPPPPPQPNSADQNKSSSHSSSESSSLTNPTAAAATAVTEAVSAPSSTGSASNLLTNIHNPESKFFVSQGGANGGFEPSTSAAALLEQITEINGLFSEIGSFTSLITSSNDVPFSFGNINGSPFDQPAQVGNHHHNQVHQNQWGQQNQEGKMQEISGGLLDQTAQVDLSVFQNRSNGVGGGEFGPLDWQPGSVDQGLFDLPNTVDWSQGQWADQDHPTLYLP